One part of the Gammaproteobacteria bacterium genome encodes these proteins:
- a CDS encoding 6,7-dimethyl-8-ribityllumazine synthase — MKVIEGALVASPNTKFAILAARFNSFVVDSLVAGALDALRRHGVADEQIELIKVPGAFEMPLAAQKVALTKKYQAIIALGAVIRGGTPHFDYVAGECTKGLAQVSLNTSVPIAFGILTTDTIEQAIERAGTKAGNKGAEAAITALEMVNLLEQL, encoded by the coding sequence ATGAAGGTCATTGAAGGTGCTCTCGTCGCCAGCCCAAACACCAAATTCGCGATTCTCGCAGCTCGTTTTAATAGTTTTGTCGTGGACAGCTTGGTGGCTGGAGCGCTTGATGCACTGCGTCGCCACGGCGTGGCTGACGAGCAAATCGAACTCATCAAGGTCCCTGGTGCCTTTGAAATGCCACTGGCTGCCCAAAAAGTTGCCTTGACCAAAAAATATCAAGCGATTATTGCACTTGGTGCAGTGATACGCGGGGGGACACCGCACTTTGACTATGTCGCTGGCGAATGTACTAAGGGGCTGGCACAGGTGTCGTTGAACACGTCTGTCCCCATCGCCTTTGGCATACTGACCACGGATACCATAGAACAAGCCATTGAGCGAGCCGGCACCAAAGCTGGCAATAAAGGTGCCGAGGCCGCTATCACGGCGCTGGAGATGGTGAATTTGCTGGAGCAGCTATGA
- a CDS encoding riboflavin synthase — MFTGLIEATGRITAIQQHGQGVRVRVESQQLDWHDVKIGDSIAVNGVCLTAVVLHPQGMEVDVSSETLDCTLFGTYAPGQMVNLEKALLPTTRLGGHFVTGHVDGVGTVERIEQSEEDWQLYVTPPKNLVRYIAPKGSITIDGTSLTVNAWHGQAFRLTIIPHTRASTIIGTYRTGQRVHIEVDIIARYLEQLVRPPSEDTMSAEKLRLWGYEDIRRT; from the coding sequence ATGTTCACTGGTCTTATCGAAGCCACCGGACGCATTACAGCCATTCAGCAACATGGGCAAGGCGTCCGTGTGCGAGTTGAAAGCCAGCAGCTGGATTGGCACGACGTGAAAATTGGGGACAGCATTGCGGTCAACGGTGTTTGCCTGACGGCGGTCGTGTTACACCCTCAGGGAATGGAAGTTGATGTTTCTTCAGAAACGCTTGACTGCACACTGTTCGGCACCTATGCGCCCGGCCAGATGGTGAATCTGGAAAAGGCGCTGCTGCCGACAACTCGTTTGGGAGGGCATTTCGTCACCGGTCACGTCGATGGGGTCGGAACCGTCGAACGCATTGAGCAAAGTGAAGAAGATTGGCAACTTTATGTCACGCCACCCAAAAACTTGGTGCGCTATATTGCCCCCAAGGGGTCCATCACCATCGATGGGACCAGTCTGACGGTCAACGCCTGGCATGGCCAGGCTTTTCGGTTGACGATAATCCCGCACACCCGGGCGTCAACCATCATAGGCACTTATCGAACCGGGCAACGCGTGCATATTGAAGTCGATATCATCGCACGCTATTTAGAACAACTGGTGCGACCACCGTCGGAAGACACAATGTCCGCCGAAAAGCTACGACTTTGGGGCTATGAAGACATTCGCCGAACGTAA
- the ribB gene encoding 3,4-dihydroxy-2-butanone-4-phosphate synthase codes for MNTIPEIIEDIRAGKMVIIMDDEDRENEGDLVMAAELVRPEDINFMAKYGRGLICLTLTKERCEQLNLPLMVRNNGTRYSTNFTISIEAAEGVTTGISAADRAHTIRTAVKKDAKPSDLVQPGHIFPLMAQPGGVLTRAGHTEAGCDLARLAGLEPAAVIVEILNEDGSMARRPDLEEFAKRHGLKIGTIADLIEYRAMHERTVNKIGQCLWPTPYGEFILHTFRDEIDGQLHFALTIGTIEPNTPTLVRVHMSDFFVDQLHGRRDREPSWSIEQALARIAQEGRGVLVVLTGGDTTEGWAANLERWQQEDAGHSQLRPNPQVGRRTVGIGSQILTALGVHKMRLLSEEKHYYALSGFKLEVVEFVSHKESNNEGH; via the coding sequence ATGAATACAATTCCAGAAATCATTGAAGACATCCGCGCTGGAAAAATGGTTATCATCATGGACGACGAAGACCGCGAAAATGAAGGTGACCTAGTGATGGCCGCCGAATTGGTTCGTCCGGAAGACATTAACTTTATGGCCAAATACGGTCGCGGCCTGATCTGCCTGACGCTCACAAAAGAGCGTTGCGAGCAACTGAACTTGCCGCTCATGGTAAGAAATAACGGAACACGATATAGCACCAACTTCACGATTTCCATTGAGGCTGCCGAAGGGGTCACCACCGGAATTTCAGCGGCTGACCGGGCGCACACCATTCGCACTGCGGTCAAAAAGGACGCCAAACCGAGCGATTTGGTGCAGCCTGGGCATATTTTCCCATTGATGGCCCAGCCCGGCGGTGTGCTGACTCGCGCAGGCCATACTGAAGCCGGTTGCGATCTTGCTCGACTGGCGGGCCTGGAACCCGCCGCGGTCATAGTGGAAATCCTCAATGAAGACGGCTCAATGGCACGACGACCCGATCTGGAAGAATTTGCCAAACGACATGGCCTCAAAATTGGCACCATTGCCGATCTGATTGAATACCGGGCCATGCACGAACGCACGGTCAACAAAATCGGTCAATGTTTATGGCCAACGCCGTACGGTGAGTTTATCCTGCACACCTTCCGCGATGAAATCGATGGACAATTGCATTTCGCGCTGACCATCGGCACCATCGAACCCAATACGCCAACATTGGTGCGCGTCCACATGAGTGATTTTTTTGTCGATCAGCTGCATGGTCGACGTGACCGGGAACCGAGCTGGTCCATTGAACAGGCGCTTGCTCGAATTGCACAAGAAGGACGAGGCGTGTTGGTCGTTCTGACCGGAGGCGATACCACCGAAGGTTGGGCTGCCAACCTTGAACGCTGGCAACAGGAAGATGCCGGCCATAGCCAGCTTCGTCCTAATCCACAAGTGGGCAGGCGCACCGTGGGCATTGGATCTCAAATATTGACCGCGCTTGGCGTTCATAAAATGCGCCTGCTCAGCGAAGAAAAACATTACTACGCATTGTCCGGCTTCAAACTTGAAGTCGTTGAATTTGTCAGTCATAAGGAGTCAAACAATGAAGGTCATTGA
- the nusB gene encoding transcription antitermination factor NusB, translating to MSTPRTRHKARRLAVQALYQWQLAGENIGEIEQQFLEDNGDTNFDRDYFHQLLHGIPAKLDEIDAALTPHMTRAIESVDPVERAILRLACWELLARPDIPYRVVINEAIELAKTFGATDGHKFVNGVLDKAAGKLRAIEVSATRKL from the coding sequence ATGAGTACACCAAGGACACGCCACAAAGCACGCAGGCTGGCTGTTCAGGCCCTATATCAATGGCAGTTGGCCGGTGAAAATATCGGCGAAATTGAGCAGCAATTTCTTGAGGATAATGGCGATACAAATTTCGATCGCGACTACTTTCATCAATTGCTGCATGGTATTCCTGCAAAGCTCGATGAGATTGACGCAGCGCTCACCCCACATATGACGCGCGCCATCGAAAGCGTCGACCCTGTAGAACGTGCCATTTTACGCCTTGCCTGCTGGGAATTGTTGGCGCGACCGGACATTCCTTACCGAGTGGTCATCAATGAAGCGATAGAATTGGCCAAAACATTTGGGGCCACAGACGGGCATAAGTTTGTCAATGGGGTGCTGGATAAAGCAGCGGGCAAGCTACGAGCCATTGAAGTTAGCGCGACACGCAAGTTATGA